In one Streptomyces sp. NBC_01241 genomic region, the following are encoded:
- a CDS encoding PspA/IM30 family protein: MKRMGMIFRAKANKALDRAEDPRETLDYSYQKQLELLQKVRRGVADVATSRKRLELQLNQLQGQSSKLEDQGRKALALGREDLAREALSRRAALQQQVTDLETQHTTLQGEEEKLTLAAQRLQAKVDAFRTKKETIKATYTAAQAQTRIGEAFSGISEEMGDVGLAIQRAEDKTQQLQARAGAIDELLASGALDDPTGTAKDDIAAELDRISGGSDVELELQRMKAELAGGPTQQAIEGGPQDAAQQQSSQSPHKFDKS; encoded by the coding sequence ATGAAGCGTATGGGGATGATCTTCCGCGCGAAGGCAAACAAGGCCCTTGACCGGGCCGAGGATCCGCGCGAGACCCTCGATTACTCGTACCAGAAGCAGCTGGAGCTGCTTCAGAAGGTACGCCGCGGTGTCGCCGATGTGGCGACCTCGCGCAAGCGGCTGGAGCTGCAGCTGAATCAGCTGCAGGGCCAGTCGTCCAAGCTGGAGGACCAGGGCCGCAAGGCGCTCGCGCTCGGCCGCGAGGACCTGGCCCGCGAGGCGCTGTCCCGGCGCGCCGCACTCCAGCAGCAGGTCACCGACCTGGAGACGCAGCACACCACGCTGCAGGGCGAGGAGGAGAAACTCACTCTCGCGGCCCAGCGGCTCCAGGCCAAGGTCGACGCCTTCCGTACCAAGAAGGAGACCATCAAGGCCACCTACACCGCCGCCCAGGCGCAGACCCGGATCGGCGAGGCCTTCTCCGGGATCTCGGAGGAGATGGGCGATGTCGGCCTGGCGATCCAGCGGGCCGAGGACAAGACCCAGCAGCTGCAGGCCCGGGCCGGCGCGATCGACGAGCTGCTCGCCTCCGGCGCCCTGGACGACCCGACGGGTACGGCCAAGGACGACATCGCCGCCGAGCTCGACCGGATCTCCGGTGGTTCGGACGTGGAGCTGGAGCTGCAGCGCATGAAGGCCGAGCTGGCCGGCGGCCCCACCCAGCAGGCGATCGAGGGCGGCCCGCAGGACGCGGCGCAGCAGCAGTCGTCCCAGTCCCCGCACAAGTTCGACAAGAGTTAA
- a CDS encoding DUF3043 domain-containing protein — translation MFRSRSKEEKASTGKVTADLSKQPRDPQAPKGRPTPKRSDAQSQRRRASSGAPLDRKEAMKRQREARRVDMAKQREALASGDERYLPVRDKGPVRRFVRDFVDSRFCIAEFFLPLAVIILILSVIQVQNIQTISLLLWLIVIVLIVIDSIGLAFRLKKQLNARFPDTPKRGAVAYGLMRTLQMRRLRLPKPQVKRGERP, via the coding sequence GTGTTCCGTAGCCGTTCGAAGGAAGAGAAGGCGTCCACCGGCAAGGTGACGGCCGACCTCTCCAAGCAGCCCCGCGACCCGCAGGCACCCAAAGGTCGCCCCACCCCCAAGCGCAGCGATGCCCAGTCGCAGCGCCGTCGCGCCTCCAGTGGCGCGCCGCTCGATCGCAAGGAGGCCATGAAGCGGCAACGCGAAGCGCGCCGTGTGGACATGGCCAAGCAGCGTGAGGCGCTCGCCAGTGGCGACGAGCGCTATCTGCCGGTGCGCGACAAGGGCCCCGTGCGGCGCTTCGTCCGCGACTTCGTGGACTCGCGCTTCTGCATCGCGGAGTTCTTCCTGCCGCTGGCCGTGATCATTCTGATTCTCAGCGTGATCCAGGTGCAGAACATCCAGACCATCTCGCTGCTGCTCTGGCTGATCGTGATCGTGCTGATCGTCATCGACTCGATCGGTCTCGCGTTCCGCCTGAAGAAGCAGCTGAACGCGCGCTTCCCTGATACGCCGAAGCGTGGCGCGGTCGCCTACGGCCTGATGCGTACGCTTCAGATGCGTCGGCTCCGGCTGCCGAAGCCGCAGGTCAAGCGCGGAGAGCGGCCCTGA
- a CDS encoding class I SAM-dependent methyltransferase, with translation MRNTVRQELVARQLDEQIAARFPVGQRLRVLDVGMGQGTQALRLARAGHSVTGLESDAEMLRVARESLGAEPAGIRERVRLIEGNGLDTGVHFLPGSFDVVLCHGVLMYVREPDAMVAGLARMLAPGGLLSLLVRNADALAMRPGTAGDWDATSAAFDTDTYTNRLGLTVRADRLDALTATLAGIAAPLHAWYGVRVFTDNVSNDVELPAASELERLLAAEDRAGRTDPYRRVAALLHLCGVRG, from the coding sequence CTGCGCAACACGGTCCGCCAGGAGCTGGTCGCGCGCCAGCTCGACGAGCAGATCGCCGCCCGCTTCCCGGTCGGGCAGCGGCTGCGCGTCCTCGATGTCGGCATGGGCCAGGGCACCCAGGCGCTGCGTCTGGCCAGGGCCGGGCACTCCGTGACGGGCCTGGAGTCCGACGCGGAGATGCTGCGGGTGGCCCGTGAGTCGCTCGGCGCCGAGCCCGCGGGCATCCGCGAGCGGGTCCGGCTGATCGAGGGCAACGGCCTGGACACGGGGGTGCACTTCCTGCCCGGCAGCTTCGACGTCGTGCTCTGCCACGGTGTGCTGATGTATGTCCGGGAGCCGGACGCGATGGTGGCCGGTCTGGCCCGGATGCTGGCCCCGGGCGGGCTGCTCTCGCTGCTCGTACGGAACGCCGACGCGCTGGCGATGCGGCCCGGGACGGCCGGGGACTGGGACGCGACGTCGGCCGCCTTCGACACGGACACGTACACGAACCGGCTGGGCCTCACGGTGCGGGCCGACCGGCTGGACGCCCTGACGGCCACGCTCGCCGGGATCGCGGCGCCCCTGCACGCCTGGTACGGGGTGCGCGTCTTCACGGACAACGTGAGCAACGACGTGGAACTGCCGGCCGCCTCCGAACTGGAACGACTGCTGGCCGCGGAGGACCGGGCCGGGCGGACTGATCCGTACCGCCGGGTGGCCGCCCTGCTGCATCTGTGCGGGGTGCGGGGCTAG
- a CDS encoding S1C family serine protease, whose amino-acid sequence MDAFHSPSHIRRLLLPLTAGFCAVALVSGCSGAAPASPKTGPTASPSTAQAAGDLQSEYQAVIKNVLPSVVQIETSSGLGSGVVYDAKGHIVTNAHVVGSDTTFKVTVATGEKVLKASLVASYPEQDLAVLKLDTPPDGLKPAKFGNSEKVEVGQIVLAMGSPLGLSSSVTQGIVSALGRTVSESQAGGGTGATIANMVQTSAAINPGNSGGALVNLDSEVIGIPTLAAIDTQMGDTAAPGIGFAIPVSIVKTIADQIIKSGKVTDSGRAALNITGRTVVDQNYQPAGVALVSVTKGGAAQKAGLRAGDIITRIGDQPVTTITSLSEALASDKPGQKVTVTYLRNGAEKTVQVTLSEI is encoded by the coding sequence ATGGATGCATTCCACTCCCCCAGCCACATACGCCGGCTGCTGCTGCCTCTGACCGCGGGTTTCTGTGCGGTCGCCCTGGTGAGCGGCTGTTCGGGCGCGGCCCCCGCTTCGCCCAAGACCGGCCCCACCGCGTCGCCCTCCACCGCCCAGGCCGCGGGCGATCTGCAGAGCGAATACCAGGCCGTGATCAAGAACGTGCTGCCGTCGGTCGTTCAGATCGAGACCTCCAGCGGTCTGGGCTCCGGTGTCGTCTACGACGCCAAGGGCCATATCGTCACCAACGCTCATGTGGTCGGCAGTGACACGACGTTCAAGGTCACCGTCGCCACCGGCGAGAAGGTGCTGAAGGCCTCGCTGGTCGCCTCCTATCCGGAACAGGATCTGGCCGTCCTCAAGCTCGACACCCCCCCGGACGGGCTGAAGCCCGCGAAGTTCGGCAACTCGGAAAAGGTCGAGGTGGGACAGATCGTGCTGGCGATGGGCTCGCCGCTCGGACTGTCCTCCAGCGTCACCCAGGGCATCGTCTCGGCGCTCGGCCGGACCGTCAGCGAGAGCCAGGCGGGCGGCGGCACGGGCGCGACGATCGCGAACATGGTGCAGACCTCGGCGGCGATCAACCCGGGCAACAGCGGCGGTGCGCTGGTCAACCTGGACAGCGAGGTGATCGGTATCCCGACGCTGGCGGCGATCGACACGCAGATGGGTGACACAGCGGCGCCCGGCATCGGGTTCGCGATCCCCGTCTCGATAGTGAAGACAATCGCCGATCAGATCATCAAGAGCGGCAAGGTCACGGACTCGGGCCGGGCGGCGCTGAACATCACCGGGCGCACGGTCGTCGACCAGAACTACCAGCCGGCCGGGGTGGCGCTGGTCAGCGTGACGAAGGGCGGTGCCGCACAGAAGGCGGGGCTGCGGGCCGGCGACATCATCACCAGGATCGGCGATCAGCCGGTCACGACGATCACGTCCCTGTCGGAGGCGCTGGCCTCGGACAAGCCCGGCCAGAAGGTCACTGTGACGTATCTGCGCAATGGGGCGGAGAAGACGGTGCAGGTAACCCTGAGTGAGATCTAG
- a CDS encoding bifunctional adenosylcobinamide kinase/adenosylcobinamide-phosphate guanylyltransferase produces the protein MELTLLGTGAPDGLPRPECPCAACAAARGTASRAATALLVDDALLLDLTPGAVFAAARAGHSLTGVRQVLLTHPHDGPAVELPPGLPSAGRVPDGQELTLISGHRVRAVAMDAPGTGYEVTSPEGVHLLYLPPGAAPSGLADRAPRPYDMVVGDVVGRPDAVARLRAVEAIGPTTEIIAVHLDHDAPPAAELGRRLAAAGARTVPDGTTLVVGEYRAVPEVPRRTLVTGGARSGKSVEAERRLETFPEVVYVATGGGREEDAEWAARIGLHRERRPAAWRTEETCELVELLESDGPALLIDCLSLWLTDAMDRVHAWDDAAWAGGGESALRERTAELVAAVRGTRRTIVAVTNETGSGVVPATAAGRRFRDELGRLNTAFADECERVLLVVAGQVLTLRG, from the coding sequence GTGGAACTGACTCTGCTCGGCACCGGAGCCCCCGACGGGCTGCCGCGCCCCGAATGTCCCTGCGCCGCCTGCGCCGCCGCCCGCGGAACGGCCTCGCGGGCCGCGACCGCGTTGCTGGTGGACGACGCGCTGCTGCTCGATCTCACCCCGGGCGCCGTATTCGCCGCGGCCCGCGCGGGGCACTCGCTCACCGGCGTACGGCAGGTGCTGCTCACCCATCCGCACGACGGGCCCGCCGTGGAGCTGCCCCCCGGGCTGCCTTCGGCGGGGCGCGTACCGGACGGCCAGGAGCTGACCCTGATCAGCGGGCACCGGGTGCGGGCGGTGGCGATGGACGCGCCGGGCACGGGCTACGAGGTGACCTCGCCGGAGGGCGTACACCTGCTCTACCTGCCGCCGGGTGCCGCGCCCTCCGGTCTCGCGGACCGGGCACCGCGGCCGTACGACATGGTGGTCGGCGACGTGGTCGGGCGGCCGGACGCGGTGGCGCGGCTGCGGGCCGTCGAGGCGATCGGACCCACCACCGAGATCATCGCCGTCCACCTGGACCATGACGCACCGCCCGCCGCCGAGCTGGGCCGGCGGCTCGCGGCGGCCGGCGCGCGGACCGTGCCGGACGGGACGACGCTGGTGGTGGGCGAGTACCGCGCGGTGCCGGAGGTACCCCGGCGCACGCTGGTGACGGGCGGTGCCAGGTCGGGGAAGTCGGTGGAGGCCGAGCGGCGCCTGGAGACGTTCCCCGAGGTGGTGTACGTGGCGACCGGTGGCGGCAGGGAAGAGGACGCGGAGTGGGCGGCCAGGATCGGGCTGCACCGGGAGCGCAGGCCCGCCGCCTGGCGCACCGAGGAGACCTGTGAGCTGGTGGAGCTGCTGGAGTCGGACGGGCCCGCGCTGCTGATCGACTGTCTGTCGCTGTGGCTGACGGACGCGATGGACCGGGTGCACGCCTGGGACGACGCGGCGTGGGCGGGCGGCGGCGAGAGCGCGCTGCGCGAGCGGACCGCCGAGCTGGTCGCCGCGGTGCGCGGGACGCGGCGCACGATCGTCGCCGTGACCAACGAGACCGGCTCGGGCGTGGTTCCCGCGACGGCTGCCGGGCGACGGTTCCGGGACGAACTGGGCCGGTTGAACACCGCGTTCGCCGACGAGTGCGAACGGGTGCTGCTGGTGGTGGCCGGACAGGTGCTGACGCTGCGCGGCTGA
- a CDS encoding class I SAM-dependent methyltransferase → MARRRPMLSGVPETLLWTLYNRAYEAGQRYPVLDDPMALRLMEDLDYPFEERLGQPNAFHSQAQGLRSRCFDVAVQEYLADRPQATVVALGDGLETGFWRVDNGRLNWLSVELPEVAELRRALLPASGRLRTLSCSATDLSWLDEIEDPEDRGVVVTAQGLLMYLPPAEVRRILAACAERLPGGVLILDTMARWLARGTMAGTSKAGGMTIPPMRWAMNPGERHKLRTAHPAITEVRALRLPRGRGAMGELIRLQSLLPGLRTLTPAMTQLRFGYGSPH, encoded by the coding sequence ATGGCACGCAGGCGACCGATGTTGAGCGGGGTTCCCGAGACCCTGCTGTGGACGCTCTACAACCGGGCGTACGAGGCGGGGCAGCGCTATCCGGTGCTGGACGATCCCATGGCGCTCCGGCTGATGGAGGATCTGGACTACCCCTTCGAGGAGCGGCTCGGGCAGCCGAACGCGTTCCATTCGCAGGCTCAGGGGCTGCGCTCGCGCTGCTTCGACGTGGCCGTGCAGGAGTATCTCGCCGACCGTCCGCAGGCCACCGTGGTCGCGCTCGGCGACGGCCTGGAGACCGGTTTCTGGCGGGTCGACAACGGCCGGCTGAACTGGCTGAGCGTGGAACTTCCGGAGGTCGCCGAGCTGCGGCGGGCACTCCTGCCCGCCTCCGGGCGGCTGCGCACCCTGTCCTGTTCGGCGACCGATCTGTCCTGGCTGGACGAGATCGAGGACCCGGAGGACCGCGGCGTGGTCGTCACAGCGCAGGGGCTGCTGATGTACCTGCCCCCCGCGGAGGTACGGAGGATCCTGGCGGCCTGCGCCGAACGGCTGCCCGGCGGCGTCCTCATCCTGGACACGATGGCGCGCTGGCTGGCCAGGGGCACAATGGCCGGCACGTCGAAGGCCGGCGGGATGACCATTCCGCCGATGCGCTGGGCGATGAACCCCGGCGAGCGGCACAAGCTGCGCACCGCGCACCCGGCGATCACCGAGGTGCGGGCGCTCCGGCTGCCGCGCGGGCGGGGTGCGATGGGCGAGCTGATCCGGCTCCAGTCGCTGCTGCCGGGGCTGCGGACCCTGACGCCCGCGATGACGCAGCTGCGGTTCGGGTACGGATCCCCGCACTGA
- the cobT gene encoding nicotinate-nucleotide--dimethylbenzimidazole phosphoribosyltransferase, which produces MNLDDFSDLIERPDGGVRRDAEERRERLVVPPGALGRLDELGEWLSAAQQSVPVKAITQPRVVLFAGDHGVAELGVSGRAPGSAYELVRATLDGATPLSVLARQFSVPVRIVDAGLDCDPELLPEPVVRHRVRRGSGRIDIEDALTAEEAEQAVRLGMAIADEEADSGTDLVVLGDLSVGGTTAAATLIAALCGTDASVVTGRGGGGIDDLAWMRKCAAIRDALRRARPVLGDQLELLATVGGADLAATTGFLLQCAVRRLPVILDGVVSAACALVGQRAAFRAPDWWLAGQASGEPAQAKALDRMALNPLLDHGVIVGEGSGALLALPLVRAAAALAAELPERPPLVDGKDDVGEPAEDGDADGDATDG; this is translated from the coding sequence GTGAATCTGGACGACTTCTCCGACCTGATCGAACGCCCCGACGGCGGCGTGCGGCGCGACGCCGAGGAACGCCGGGAGCGCCTGGTCGTTCCTCCGGGCGCCCTCGGCCGCCTGGACGAGCTGGGCGAATGGCTCTCGGCCGCTCAGCAGTCCGTACCGGTCAAGGCGATCACGCAGCCGCGCGTGGTGCTTTTCGCCGGTGATCACGGGGTTGCCGAACTGGGGGTTTCCGGGCGCGCACCCGGGAGCGCGTACGAGCTGGTGCGGGCCACGCTGGACGGCGCGACTCCGCTCTCCGTGCTGGCCCGTCAGTTCTCCGTACCGGTACGGATCGTCGACGCCGGACTGGACTGCGACCCGGAGCTGCTGCCGGAGCCGGTGGTACGTCACCGGGTGCGGCGCGGCAGTGGCCGGATCGACATCGAGGACGCGCTGACGGCCGAGGAGGCCGAGCAGGCGGTACGCCTGGGGATGGCGATCGCCGACGAGGAGGCCGACTCGGGCACCGATCTGGTGGTGCTCGGCGATCTGAGCGTCGGCGGTACGACGGCCGCGGCCACGCTGATCGCGGCGCTGTGCGGCACCGACGCGTCGGTGGTGACCGGGCGCGGTGGCGGGGGGATCGACGATCTGGCGTGGATGCGCAAGTGTGCGGCGATCCGGGACGCGCTGCGCCGGGCCCGGCCGGTCCTCGGTGATCAGCTGGAGCTGCTGGCCACGGTGGGCGGCGCGGATCTGGCGGCGACGACGGGGTTCCTGCTGCAGTGCGCGGTGCGCAGGCTGCCGGTGATCCTGGACGGCGTGGTCTCGGCGGCCTGTGCGCTGGTGGGTCAGCGCGCGGCCTTCCGGGCGCCGGACTGGTGGCTGGCGGGACAGGCGAGCGGCGAACCGGCGCAGGCCAAGGCACTGGACCGGATGGCACTCAACCCCTTGCTGGACCACGGCGTCATCGTGGGAGAAGGAAGTGGGGCATTGCTCGCGCTTCCGCTCGTTCGGGCCGCTGCCGCGCTGGCGGCGGAGCTGCCGGAGCGCCCACCCCTCGTCGACGGGAAGGACGACGTCGGCGAACCGGCCGAGGACGGCGACGCGGACGGCGACGCGACCGACGGCTGA
- a CDS encoding phosphatidylglycerol lysyltransferase domain-containing protein has protein sequence MGEVRLATEESGRGGTRAPSTARSRRCAAFAIWYLRVVSFINFLSAVWVTLGNDLRRHNTANYFTPYLLTAGFSSGVVALFLAITMRRRKRAAWIVNMAVSSLLLLLFVLVIPFPEVRQYPQNWISLTLTAAFVLALALGRREFYAKGDRSNPKLAAVVAVGGLLATSLIAAGLVTLTNTAHDEFRSTFLDRWRYGTLRLISITDNDTNYPGITTPGWVNVSINILSTLLLIAVVYAAFRARRAVDPITPEDEARLRVLLDKHGERDSLGYFALRREKSVIWSPTGKAAVAYRVVGGVSLASGDPIGDPEAWPGAIEPWLAEAREHGWIPAAMGVSEEGGTVYARHGLDALELGDEAIVETADFTLEGRAMRTVRQAYNRIRRAGYEVTVRRHADIPDDEMAELVRCADDWRDGATERGFSMALGRLGDPADGQCVMLECRNAPTGKTGAPAEEGAVTAESGAEVAGTGSTPVAKGTAPGELRAVLSFVPWGPNGLSLDLMRRDRDSENGLMEFMVIELLQRAEEIGITQVSLNFAMFRSVFERGSRLGAGPVLRLWRSMLSFFSRWWQIESLYRANAKYRPIWEPRFMLFEKSSDLLRIGLAAGRAEGFLEAPGLPKWLHRSQLGAGG, from the coding sequence ATGGGAGAGGTCCGATTGGCCACCGAGGAATCCGGGCGGGGCGGCACCCGGGCACCGAGCACCGCCCGGTCACGCCGTTGTGCCGCGTTCGCCATCTGGTACCTGCGTGTCGTGTCGTTCATCAATTTCCTGAGTGCCGTCTGGGTCACTCTCGGCAACGACCTGCGCCGCCACAACACCGCGAACTACTTCACCCCGTACCTGCTCACCGCGGGCTTCTCCTCCGGGGTGGTCGCGCTCTTCCTCGCGATCACCATGCGCCGCCGCAAGCGGGCCGCCTGGATCGTGAACATGGCGGTGAGCAGTCTGCTGCTGCTGCTCTTCGTCCTGGTGATCCCGTTCCCGGAGGTCCGGCAGTACCCGCAGAACTGGATCTCGCTGACACTGACCGCCGCCTTCGTCCTGGCGCTGGCTCTCGGCCGGCGTGAGTTCTACGCGAAGGGCGACCGGTCCAATCCGAAGCTGGCCGCGGTCGTCGCGGTCGGCGGGCTGCTGGCCACCTCGCTGATCGCCGCGGGCCTGGTCACCCTCACCAACACCGCGCACGACGAATTCCGCTCGACCTTCCTGGACCGCTGGCGCTACGGCACCCTGCGGCTGATCTCGATCACCGACAACGACACCAACTACCCCGGGATCACCACGCCGGGCTGGGTCAACGTCAGCATCAACATCCTCTCCACCCTGCTGCTGATCGCCGTCGTGTACGCGGCGTTCCGGGCCCGCCGGGCCGTCGACCCGATCACCCCCGAGGACGAGGCCCGGCTGCGCGTGCTGCTCGACAAGCACGGTGAGCGGGACTCGCTCGGCTACTTCGCGCTGCGCCGGGAGAAGAGCGTCATCTGGTCGCCGACCGGGAAGGCCGCCGTCGCCTATCGGGTGGTCGGCGGGGTCTCCCTCGCCTCCGGTGATCCCATCGGCGACCCGGAGGCGTGGCCCGGGGCGATCGAGCCGTGGCTGGCCGAGGCCCGCGAGCACGGCTGGATCCCGGCGGCGATGGGGGTGAGCGAGGAGGGCGGCACCGTCTACGCGCGGCACGGCCTCGACGCCCTGGAGCTGGGCGACGAGGCGATCGTGGAGACCGCCGACTTCACCCTCGAAGGACGGGCGATGCGGACCGTCCGCCAGGCGTACAACCGGATCAGGCGCGCCGGGTACGAGGTGACCGTGCGCCGGCACGCCGACATTCCGGACGACGAGATGGCCGAACTGGTGCGGTGCGCCGACGACTGGCGCGACGGGGCGACCGAGCGCGGCTTCTCCATGGCGCTGGGCCGGCTCGGCGACCCGGCCGACGGCCAGTGCGTGATGCTCGAATGCCGCAATGCGCCCACCGGGAAGACCGGTGCGCCCGCCGAAGAGGGCGCCGTGACCGCCGAGAGCGGTGCCGAGGTCGCCGGAACAGGAAGCACCCCTGTCGCGAAGGGCACCGCGCCGGGCGAGTTGCGCGCCGTACTCAGCTTTGTGCCGTGGGGGCCCAACGGCCTCTCGCTGGACCTGATGCGCCGTGACCGCGACTCCGAGAACGGCCTCATGGAGTTCATGGTCATCGAACTCCTGCAGCGCGCCGAGGAGATCGGGATCACCCAGGTCTCGCTGAACTTCGCGATGTTCCGGTCCGTCTTCGAGCGGGGTTCACGGCTCGGCGCCGGACCGGTGCTGAGGCTGTGGCGCTCCATGCTCAGTTTCTTCTCGCGCTGGTGGCAGATCGAGTCGCTCTACCGCGCCAACGCCAAGTACCGGCCGATCTGGGAGCCACGCTTCATGCTCTTCGAGAAGAGCTCCGACCTGCTGCGCATCGGCCTCGCCGCGGGCCGCGCCGAAGGGTTCCTGGAGGCTCCCGGTCTGCCCAAGTGGCTGCACCGCTCGCAGCTCGGGGCCGGTGGATGA
- a CDS encoding adenosylcobinamide-GDP ribazoletransferase, producing the protein MNSLNLHGLRFAFGTLTVLPVRVTRWDRGTARAGMLCAPLAGLVVGLLAAVPGGLLLLLGSGPLLAAVASAAVPAVLTRGLHLDGLADTADGLGSGRPADDALRIMKQSDIGPFGVITLLFVLLAQVAVLDQLYGQSWARGAVAAAVAAVTARLALTLASRQGIPAARPEGLGAAVAGTVTVRAAMAAGAVGVAACAGAGALFGGYGALHHALAALLALGAAQLLLRHCVRRFGGVTGDVFGALAETAATAALVVLALG; encoded by the coding sequence GTGAACTCCCTGAACCTCCACGGCCTGCGTTTCGCCTTCGGCACCCTGACCGTGCTTCCCGTCCGCGTCACCCGCTGGGACCGCGGTACCGCCCGCGCCGGGATGCTGTGCGCGCCGCTGGCCGGTCTCGTCGTGGGGCTCCTCGCGGCGGTGCCCGGTGGCCTGTTGCTGCTGCTCGGCTCCGGTCCGCTGCTCGCCGCGGTCGCCTCCGCCGCCGTGCCCGCGGTACTCACCCGGGGTCTGCATCTCGACGGTCTCGCGGACACCGCGGACGGCCTGGGCAGCGGCAGGCCCGCCGATGACGCCCTGCGGATCATGAAGCAGTCGGACATCGGGCCGTTCGGGGTGATCACCCTGCTGTTCGTGCTGCTGGCCCAGGTCGCGGTCCTCGACCAGTTGTACGGGCAGAGCTGGGCGCGCGGCGCGGTGGCGGCGGCCGTCGCAGCGGTCACCGCCCGGCTCGCGCTCACCCTGGCGTCCCGTCAGGGCATCCCTGCGGCCCGTCCGGAAGGGCTGGGTGCGGCGGTGGCGGGGACGGTCACGGTCCGGGCCGCGATGGCGGCCGGGGCGGTCGGGGTCGCGGCCTGCGCGGGTGCCGGTGCGCTCTTCGGCGGCTACGGGGCGCTGCACCACGCCCTCGCCGCACTGCTCGCCCTCGGCGCCGCCCAACTCCTGCTGCGGCACTGCGTGCGCCGCTTCGGCGGGGTGACCGGCGATGTCTTCGGCGCATTGGCGGAGACGGCGGCGACGGCGGCTCTGGTGGTGCTGGCGCTCGGTTAG
- a CDS encoding endo alpha-1,4 polygalactosaminidase yields MRARGAARVRGTDRALPVTVLMLLALLSGCTTAAEPDSKGRWRPEPGIGWQWQLSGRLDPTVDVPVYDIDGFGHRASAVADLHRRGRKVICYLSTGAWEDFRPDAGKFPAAIRGRSNGWEGEYWLDIRRTDVLEPLMERRIAMCAKKGFDAVEPDNMDGYRNRTGFPLTAADQLRYNRLVARIAHRHGLAVGLKNDLGQIPELEPDFDFAVNEQCAQYEECEALTPFVKEGKAVFHVEYELPVARFCAASKQLGLSSLRKKYELGVWRQECPKARFRNGTGGSGSEAESP; encoded by the coding sequence ATGCGCGCCCGCGGGGCCGCACGCGTGCGGGGAACGGACCGGGCGCTGCCCGTGACTGTACTGATGCTGCTGGCCCTGCTGAGCGGCTGCACCACGGCTGCGGAGCCCGACTCGAAGGGCCGGTGGCGGCCGGAGCCGGGCATCGGCTGGCAGTGGCAGCTCTCCGGCCGGCTGGACCCCACGGTGGACGTCCCGGTGTACGACATCGACGGCTTCGGCCACCGGGCCTCGGCCGTCGCCGATCTGCACCGCCGGGGCCGCAAGGTGATCTGCTACCTCTCCACCGGCGCCTGGGAGGACTTCCGTCCGGACGCCGGGAAGTTCCCCGCCGCGATACGGGGGAGGAGCAACGGCTGGGAGGGGGAGTACTGGCTCGACATCCGCCGCACGGACGTCCTGGAGCCGCTGATGGAACGCCGGATCGCGATGTGCGCGAAGAAGGGCTTCGACGCGGTCGAGCCCGACAACATGGACGGCTACCGCAACCGTACGGGCTTCCCGCTGACCGCCGCCGACCAGTTGCGTTACAACCGGCTCGTCGCCCGTATCGCCCACCGTCATGGACTCGCCGTCGGCCTGAAGAACGATCTCGGCCAGATACCGGAGCTGGAGCCCGACTTCGACTTCGCGGTCAACGAGCAGTGCGCGCAGTACGAGGAGTGCGAGGCCCTCACTCCGTTCGTGAAGGAGGGCAAGGCCGTCTTCCACGTGGAGTACGAGCTGCCGGTCGCCCGGTTCTGCGCCGCGTCGAAGCAGCTGGGGCTCAGCTCGCTGCGGAAGAAGTACGAACTGGGCGTGTGGCGCCAGGAGTGCCCGAAGGCGCGCTTCCGGAACGGTACGGGCGGATCGGGCTCCGAAGCCGAAAGCCCCTAA